Within the Equus przewalskii isolate Varuska chromosome 1, EquPr2, whole genome shotgun sequence genome, the region CAGGGTTCCCACAGGGTCACCATCCACGAGTGGAACAGCAGCGTCGCCTTTCCATAGACCCCAACACTCCAGCCTCTAGGCTCCTTGCCCAGCTGGCTTTGCTCTTGTGGCCACAGCCTTGCCCTTGGAGAGCTGGAGTTTGCACACGCATGTGAGGCGAAGGGCCTGTGGACGTGGCAAAGCTGGCGGCAAGGAGAGCAGGGAAAAGAGGATGAACTTCGGGCACCGATGTGGAGAACAGAAGGGCTTTCCCTCTGCCTTGCAGAGACCACCTAAGAATGACAGATCATACTGGTCTCCATTCAGCTGGGAAGCAGGTGCTTCATCTACTTGCGAAGTCCTACCTTGCTTGCTTGTCTTTATTCCGTGCACGCCTCCTTTGGCATGGTATTAACAGGACGCGCGAGGCTCATGGTCAGAAAGAGCCTAGACCGCATTTGTTTCCCTGTTCCTTCTTGCCCTGTCTTTCACCAGTTCTCTCCTATGTCCTCAGCTTGTCACGTGgcattccccaccccacccccccgcccccgttcTCTTTCTTCCAATTACATGTCTCTACTTTTCCAGAGCAATTTGGCTTGCCTGGCAATTCCCTGCTCTTGAGCTCCTCCTAGGAATATCTTAAAACGTTAGAAAACATTGAATGTAAGAGCTTCCAAGACTGGATCCCCAAACCTGCACCACAGTATTCTCCCAGGCAGAGCTTGGGCTCATTTACTTTCTTGGAGGTCCTCTTACATATCCCAGCTATGTGCCCAACTTTGAAGGAAAGCCATGCAATAAATGTCTGCAATTGGATTCCACCCTGGGGCAGGAAGGTGACTTCCTTGATAAGAACCTTACTGAACCGGGCTCTGAAACCtcactacctgggttcaaatctcagctccatcaCTTCGTAGCCCTGGGGTTGTGGGCAAGTGACTGAAGTTCTCTCAATTCGGTTTTCTCAACTGCTAAGTGGGGATAATAGTGCCTACTTCATGGGGTCATGGGAACAGTTGAATGAAATAacccaaaataagcaaaaagcTTAGCCAAGTGCCCGATCCAGAGCAAGTGCCCAAGAAAGAATAGCTAATATTGTTAATACTAATTGTCATTATGGAGGGAGGGTGCTTAACACGCACTGTGCTTACCAATATAACCCCTATCGCTTTATCACTTTCTTTGATGCTTCCTTGATGTTTCTAAGATAAGGAAGCTAATTGTTTTTTTAACCTGTTGATTTCCAAGAAGAAACACTGATTTCTTAAAGCAAAATATGTCGAGTAAACATTTTGATTTTGGTTGCAGTCTGGGGATGGGTGGGAAGGCTCCGCTCTTGAGCTCTTACAAATCAGGCTCCGAGGTGGGTTTTGATAGGAGTGCTTGCTCCGcttggcagcctgagttcaaaGCCCTGGTGGGAAATGGTAGATGCTGGCCTTTAGCTGTAGATAAACTCTCGGCAACAAGGGGCACAGAGTCAGGCAAACATTTAATGACTGATCTGCGGCTTTCAGGAGTTCAGGAGTCTTCTTTTCAAATCCAGCACATTCCCCCTCTCATTTTGAAGAGCGATTTCAGCTGAAGGAGCACATCTTGGAGAAAGCTGGCTGAGGTCATGGGTTGCCCTCATGGCTGGCTGTCCCTGCAGATGCCTTCTCCCCGTTTGTCACCACGCTGTGCTTTATGAAGCTGTCTCTTTGGCACATAAGCCCTACCCCGTGGGCTGCCCCAAACCACAGGGTTTTACCTAGAGAATTTAAGTGCTATTTTATTTCATGAACATAAGATTTTTATCCAAGGTACTTTATTTAATGCGGCTCATTATACTGCTCTCTTTCTGCGTAAACTGCAAATTCTTTCCACTGTTAACACTGCTCATGGCTCGGGCAGCAGCTCCTCAAGGCTGTGCTGGAATTATAGGCCACTTTGTCTATGGAATAGCTCGAGAAGCTTGGCATCATTGATTTGCATCAGTGCCTCCGGAATAGCCTTTGCCTTCTCCTTAAAGATACTATCTAAACTGTGAAATTCATTAAATAGCCCCAGAAATGGATCAGGTTATTTAACACAACATCCCTAATGGTGCAATATCTCAGCTGTCTGCGCTGATAGTGAACATTGTCTTGGACGGTGTTATCAGCCCAGGACACCCGCTATGAATATTGATCCCGAGCTTGTTACAGCCGTCACTTGCCATCGGGACAGGTCAGGGTTGGAACCCACCTAGCATCAAAGCAATTTAAAGACTGCACTCAGGCGGAATTTTAATGTCCACGCTGAAAAAACAAATCAACTCCACGCACTGAGGGAAAGTGGCTTGCTGGGtatggatatatttattatataggaATACCTTGGGCATAAACACCTGTGTGAGGACGTTAGCGTGTCAACGCATGGCCAAACTGTACCTACAGGAGGTCTCACTGCCTCCTCGTCATTTATGAAGCAGGTGGCCAGAAAAACAATTGCCCAAgggccccccacccctcaccaaaTTGAAGAATTTAGCCTGTTCTTTGGTTGAGGGGTTTCTCCTTAAGTTGGGTGAGTAAGAGGGCGCATTTCCTATTCCCTCAATGTTGGTGGGAGACACTGCAGtgtttcttctgtgtcatctgtTTCCAGAAGTCAACCAACATAACTTGTGGTGCACTGAACACACATatcagaaatacagagaaaataaagggcaagaaaaataaaagataactttaAGAAGGAGTTCTTAAAGATTGACAGTCTTAAAGCACATGGCCTCGATGTGTGATGTGTTCTTGACCTTCCAACTTCTTGCTTCTCCCTTTTCTGCTCCTTTTCTATATTTAACACCTGTGGACCTCAAAAGAAAGATGATTCATgtcatttaaacaaaaatttttgaggcaatttataaagtgaaatgaaaacgCCCCAGGCTGGGGCTGCCCCGGGCCCCTGCACCTTCCCTGTCTctctgggtgggggcagagggtgcCCTCTGGAATGCCAGCCCTCCTTCCTGTGAAAACGGCTTCAAGGTTTCTTACAGGAGAACAGAGAAGAAGAGGGATGTGGGAAGCCACAAATGCCATCTGGAGCTCCCTTAAGGGGATCCTACCCGGGAGAAGCTGAATATGAAAAACATgaatgtggggagaaaaaagtaaaaggggGCTGGTATCAatatggggagggggagaaagaaaagaaagataaaaaaaaaatcagtgggaaAGTtgtcaaaacagaaaacagagtaCCCTATCTGCCTGTATTGGGGAGGGTCAGTGATTTGCAATCGGCTTCCTGGGTGTCACTGTTGCTGCCAGGGCCAccttgtctttggttttcacaGGCTCATTCCCTCTGGTGGGAGGCAGCCTGGCGGGCTTGGGCAGGGCACTTCCTTTCCTGATCTCCTTTAAAAGCACAGTCCATCCTCGCTTTTGAACTGGATCCGGCTTGAATTTCCACAGGGCTTTAAAGTCCGCAGGGAATACAGTGGCCGCCTCTGGGAGGGGCCACGAGGTTTGAATGAGAAAAGCTACAAGGAGCTGCACGGTAAGGCCTACCCTTCAGTTAACAGATGGGATTAGCCGCCCCTCGCACTGTAATGaggtttctcctcctcttcccacccctacCTTCTCGAACAATATTAATTGCCAAGTCATTGTTTGGAAACCCCATGGGGCAGGGAAGAAAGGACCAGCAGAGTCAGAAGTGGTTCTGGGCCAAGGGGTAAGGGAAGCATCAGAATTTGCCGCTGGGATAAAGGCTTACTGCTCACAGACTGCACCCGAAGTGACAGGAGGAAAAAGGAATGTTAAGATGGGCGTGGCTGGGGGAAGCTTCCCCAAGGACTGGGGTTCGCCATTCCACGGACTGGATGGGACAGACGGGGGCCATTTCAATCGTTTCCATTCTCTGAGCTTAAATGCAAACCAGATAAGCATCTTTTAACCTTTTTCTTCTTGGGGCTGGAAGGGGATGGGGATCAAAGATGTAACCTGGTTCCCAGAGACCCAATGTCTGTTACAAAGGATCGAAGTGGTGACTGTGCCGAAGGTCTGAAGGGCATCAAGCGTTGTGCTTGGCAGCCGCCCTCACCTGGCTCACCTGCTCTCACCAGGGCATCTCACCTGGCTCTGAGCCCGCAACCCGCCAATATTTCCAAAGCGGCGGGCACCTTGGTGGGGACTCAGACATCTCTCCAAAACTCCCGCTGCTTTATGACCCGGCCCACTCAGAGTGGAAGGGAAAGCCTGGACACGGCAGGGTCTTCGTCCTCCATTTCTGAGACAGCGGGATGGGTACTGGAAAGGGTACTGATCCAGGAGTagccctgggtttgaatctagACTCTGTCATCAACCAAACAGTGACCCTGGGCAACCACTTCTCATCTTTGAACCTCAATTTCCGCATCTATAAGACGGGGATAACAGTCTTGCCAGGCCACGCCCACCTCACAGGGATGCTCAGAGAATCAAACGAGATGGTGAAAGCCCAAGGGCTTTGTAAACTAAACTGAGGACACGAGAGCTTTTAAATCCGAGGTGACCGGGACTGAGGCTATCGCTCTGAATCACTATCGGGGCAGGAGATGTGCTGAGCGTTGCCTTGAAGTAATCAGTGCTGGCCTCAGTTGCATCCCCAGTTCAAGGGCGGTGCACAGGGGAATGGGCGCAAACCCAAGCCCaagtcagtgtgtgtgtgtgtgtatgtgtgttggggggtcTCCCGAATGAAGTGTTcggccctccctctctccctagtGCACACCCGGAGTCCCCGCGGTTGGGCGGAGGCGCGCGGAGCCAGCAGCGCTGTCtgggcgcgcgcgcgcgcacgaGTCTCACTGAGGCGCCCCCTCTCCGAGGCGAGCGGCCCCAGCGCAGCGCGGGGCAGTCTCCGGGCTGCTGCGAGCGCGTCGTGCACGTGGCGGGGGCCTGGGCCGCGCAAGTGCCAATCCGCGTGCAGTCCCCCGCCCCCGCACATctctccccgcccctcctccaCATCCCCCTCCCCAGCTTCACTTGGCCGCCCCGACCCTCCTACCGCCTGGAGAGCTGCGGCCGAGCCACTGCCGAAGGCAAACCCGAGCGCGGCCATCCCGGACCCCGCGCCGCCGGCCTCTGGCCCGCGGACGGCGGGCATGCTGGCATGGCAGGACGGCGGGGCCAAAGCGGCTCCTTCCCACCACAAGATCTCCTTCTCGGTCCTGGACATCCTGGACCCGCAGAAATTCACCCGCGCTGCGCTCCCGGCCGTGCGCCCTGCTCCCCGGGAAGCCAAGAAAAGTTTGGCAGAGGCCGAAGCGGGGAAGGACGCCAGCCCGGGGGACCAGGCCTGGCAGCGGGAGACCCCTGGTAAGGATGCGAGGAGGCCTCCGGCCCCGTGAACCCCCAGCTCTGATGACGCGAAGgaaaggtgtgtgtgggggggacaGCCAGGGACTCGGTAAGTGGCCCTTAGTGGCGCCTTGCCCAAAGGGAGAAGGCGCACAGGACGAGGTGAGAAGTGAAGCCCCTGTCTTGGAATTGGATTGAGGCAGAAAGGAGGCCCCCAGCATTCCAGGCCAGGGATTTGCCACCGAAGCCCCATCCCTGCTCACCCGCCGAGCGAGTAAGCACCACAGCTCTGATTTGCTCGCAGTGAAAACTAACACCCAATGCCCACCTTGCCCAGTCTCATTCATTTATCGGGTATTTCATGcgcctgccatgtgccaggacCTGGGCTAGAGACTTGTAAAAGTCATGGAAAACTTCAGAACCTGCGAGGTAGACAGCATCATTAACTGCgcccccattttacggatgagggaGCTGAGGTTAAATCGTGGGTAGCGAGGTCAGGTTTACGCACCTAGTGCCCCACTTCCAACCATCTAGTAGTGTGAGACTCCGCTGCCACACGCTCACGCTCCCCAGACCCAATGGGGTGGAGTAATGGGATGTTTTTGGTCCTTTCTCCTCGAAACTCCTTTTGACTTACTGCTAACTCTGGCGGACACCTGATGAAGGGTCCAGGAAAGTTTGTGTCTTGAAAGAAGGACAAAAGACAGCAGGACCCGTACTGAGTGGGGCGTGGGCACTAGATTCCCTGGAAGGACGCCGAGAGTCAGAGGCGCAAGTCCGGGAGAGGCTGGCTGCCATGCAGccccctgcttcccctccccaagTTTGGCGGTGATTGTCTGGGGCTCCGGGCGCCTCTGGCGGCTGCGCTCGGGCCCAGGCGGTTCGCCTGGTAATTGTTCGGATCGCCCCTCGGAGGGGCcgcgctcccctccccccaccctatGATCGATATTCTATTACTGGCGCCTGCATATCTCCTGCCCGCAGCTTGCAGGTACCGACTTCAAAACCCCTTTCCCTGTCTGATCCTAATATTGTTCGATTAAAACTTACCTTTAATAGATGACATCTATCGATCCGGCCCCGcacaaatctgaaactctattaACAcggcaggagagagaagatgggaaAAAGGGAATTTCACTTTAAAAGGGGGGGAGCGtaataacttcttttttaattgctAGGAGTCCCAGACCAAAATAGGCTTCTAGGGACTGGGGAGACACAGCCCAAAACGCACTTGACGTCTGGAAGTCTTAATATACAATGACCCTAGCCCCTCCATAAGGTTGTCCAATAaggtcattatttttcttaacgCGGGGtgtcattcattcaaaatacaCTTAGACGCCTGCTAGGTGGCAGATGCGTAAAGGGCAAGAGGGCACTGCACCCCTACACCCAAATTCCTGGGAAGCGCTTTCAAGGATGTGCGGTCGAGGGTAGGGGGAGCACAATGCTGgaagaggagcagagctgggggcgAGTTGCGCGCTCTGGGGAGGACCAGGAGGTCTGGAGACCTGCATCGGTCGGGTGGTTCGGGGCTTCTGGTCACCGCCCCCTTCTCCCCTAGATGCTGCTGCGTCCCCCCTGGAGGGCTCGGAGGcagaggaggcggaggaggaggaggaggaggcggaggacgcggggcggcggcggcggcgggagagGGCTGCGTGCCTGCAGACAGGCTTGGCGCGCTCCCCCGAAGCCCCGGCAGCGGCGTTGGCGGCGGGGGAGCATGGTGCGGGAGGCCTCGCTGGCTCCCCGGGCTCGCCCGGCTCCCCGCGGCCCCGGCGCCGGCGTGCGGAGCCCAGCTGCGCCAAGCCGCGGCGTGCGCGCACCGCCTTCACCTACGAGCAGCTGGTGGCCCTGGAGAACAAGTTCCGGGCCACGCGCTACCTGTCGGTGTGCGAGCGCCTGAACCTCGCGCTGTCGCTCAGCCTCACTGAGACGCAGGTCAAAATTTGGTTCCAGAACCGCAGGACCAAGTGGAAGAAGCAGAACCCCGGCGCCGACGGGGCGGCGCCGGCAGGGGGCGGCGCGCCCCAACCCGGGGTGGCGGCGGGGTCGGGCGCCGGGGGCAGCCCTGGTCCGCCGGGCCCCGGCGCTGTGCCCTTCCAGACTTTCCCCTCCTACTCCGGGGCCAACGTCCTCTTCCCTGCCGCCGCCTCCTTCCCACTGacggccgccgccgccgggggCCCCTTTGCGCCCTTCCTCGGGCCCTCCTACCTGACCCCTTTCTACGCCCCGCACCTGTGAACCCGAAGCCTCCCTGGGTCCCGTTTCATCGCGACTCACGCATGATTGCTGTCGTCGTGAGGTCCCCACTCCACCGAGGGGCGCCCACGCGCAGGGTCCGCCCCCTCCTGGTGCGCGGGTGTCTGCGcgccccttcccctccagctgCCGGGAGGCGCCgccagagggcagggagaagcTGCCTGCCGACTCCCAGCCGCGCTCCTTCCCGCCGCGCCGACCCCCTAAATCCACGCGGTCCACAAAGCGGGTCAAGGATCTGTCATCTTTCAAAGTGTCCTGAGATGGAGGCTGTCCTCAAATCTTCCCGTTTCTGGACCTTGCTTCTCACTTTCGGGCAGACTGACTTCTGTTCAAGGGCTTTTGTTGAGGGTCTGCGTGTTCCGCGCGGGGCTAACAAAGCTGCGAGGACGGAGAAGCCAGGGACCCCAGGCCCGTGCCGCTCTGCTCACACCTAGTATGGAATCTTCAAAGGTTTTCGCTCACTGGGAGGGTAAGGAGCTTTCCCTTTTCATAGCTGATTGTTTCCCTTTTCATACTTGATTACTGGCCCAAACCCAGCTATCCCTCCCAAATACTGAACAAAGCTGGAGAGGGCTGGGTCCACGAGCACACACTGCCGCTGTGAAAtggactattttttaaatgcataaaactcTGCATTTTTAGATGTTCATTTAAGATTCGGACTTGAGCTGAATTTGTTCCAAAAAGGCTCTCCATAGGCTATTCCTGAGAGAATGGTACCTTATTTTCTAAGAAGACCAGAAGTTTGTGCTAGGAAATGTAACTGCTCTGTAGCCAGACTTACCTGCTGGAGTAGACACAGTTCTGCTGCGCTGCGAGTTTTCAGAGCATCTTTGACAAGCCACCGCCATGGCCccaaatgcattaaaaaatgataatgaagGGACCAGTGGCTCAACTGAAATCTTCAAGTCTATGCATGAGACTGCCCATTTTGATTTGCAGTATTTGATACTTTAAAACTTCCGTCCCAGCCCTTCCTAGGCTGCAAATAGTGCACAAAGCTGGGGGAGAGTTAGCGCCTGCAGCACACATTGCCGTCATGAATTGGGCTGTTTTAAGATTCTGGCTTGAAAGCAATTCTTCTTCCAAACAGACTCCGTGATGGCATGATGAACAAGCAAAAAGTTGTAACAGGCTGTGAAATAAATACTTTGAGTGTAAAGAGCTACCGTGGAAGCAAAAAGCACATTCATGGTGAATTCAACTGCAGGAACGTGATATGTGGGCATGCATTCTCACTGCTACTTTATCTCCCTTAAAAATTAGTTCTTCTGCAAAGTTCTCTTGCCAGCTTTGGTTGGAATACTCTTCCCTTAGTTGTCTATGTAGTATGGTTTGTAAGCCCATATGTCAGAAACCCAGATGTCCCCGACTAGGTCATGTATGTTTCGTTCTCACCTTTCTTTGATTACCTGAGGCCTGCTGATATCTATATGGGTACCATATTCCTTGCTATTTCTTGATAGCCTATGCCATTAATAATTGTATTTAATGATCAATGGCTTTATATAAAGGAAAAGCACACTGGTATTATGAACACATGATATTATTATAATCTTGAAATATTTAGATCTATTactatcaggaatgaaagaaaatatcctCCCTTTCTCCCAAATTAAATGGAGACTTCATATTCATGTGGCTCTCACAAGATCTGAGAACatgtattatttgtattatttactAAACTCTTTGTCTTCtattctaaagaagaaaagtgtCCCCAAACAACACACTGTAACTTTCTAAAAGACAATTGATGCCAGATGAGATTAAAAATGCCGTTAAAAATCTAGTAGAGAATATTGTTTTATTCACTTTACATGTTGCTAAACACCCCCTCTGTAACCATTTGTTGGTTTCTCAAAAGCAACACATTCCCTGTGTTGTGAACAGACAATTCAAGGGCACAGAGGCAAGATCTGTAACAAAGAAGCTGAATTTCTGTAAGATGTGGGAAACATTTCATTCCTCTCTGGTACCCGAATCACAGAAGACTCCAGTTGAAGAGAGGGACAAGGCAGGGAGGCGGGAGGCTATTGCGTCTGTGGACCAGCATGGAGGGCTGTCGTTCCCAACTTTTCTCATTTCTACAAATTGTAACACAGCTCAAAGTGGGTGACTTTGGACTTCTGCTGCTTTAAAAGGCCCAGTGGCTTTCCAACCAAATCCTTAGACTCAATCTATTGATGTGTTTGTCTAATAAATTCGTTTTGTAATGATTTCTCGTTTAATTAATTCTTGTTCTCCATTAGCAAAGCTTTTAACTAATTTTATAATTATCAGAATTTGTATGTATCCACTTCCCCTGCCAGCTTGCATTCACAAACAGAGGGTATTTCAACCCTAACAGGACTTTCTTATGCCGTCCTTTTCAGACTCTTGCTGGATATGCACATACTGGCTACACCTGCAGGCAGgatatacaaacacacatttaGGGCCATTTTCATACCAAAAGCAAAGTGTCTATACAGAATTTTTATCAGTGGCTACCAGTTAAATCAATACATACCTACCAGATTTCTAGGACATTAACTTCCTAGTACTTAGCAAGTTCTTAATACCCCATAAAAAGCCTGGTAGATAACTTTTCAGATTTGGGCCGTCTACCGGTCACAGATTTCTGATGTTAGAAATGACCATTttaagggccggccctgtggctgaatggttaagttcatgtgctccgctgtggcagcccagggtttcaccggttcggatcctgggcacagacatggcaccgcttggcaggccacgctgaggcggcatcccacacgccacaactagaaggacctgcaactaagatatacaactatataccagggaggatttggggagacacagcaggaaagaaaaaaaagattggcaacagttgttagctcaggtgccaatctttaaaaaaaaaaaagaaaaaaagatatgacCATTTTAGACCCTCCCTTGAAGTTATGTAGCCAAGGAGCCTTATATTTAAGAGGGTGACTGGAGAGCATTTCTTACGTTGAGAGACCCTCATCCATTTTATGGGCACAGATCAACGTACAGTAGTATTTGTCTTATTAGAAATAACTTGCAAGAACATTTTAACtagcttttaaaattctgagtaGGCTGACAAGCAATTCTTCAATAAATGCTAAGTACACTTAAAGACGTAAGTTCACCTTAAGGTCAGTTGAAGGGAAGCATCTAAGTGTCTAAGAAGTGGGAGGACACAGTTTCcaggaaggagaaacagaaagtgcACCCATGCCCCCTCCAGTGGGAGGAAAACAGAAGGCGCTGGGctgtggagagagagggggagggagggccagCTCCAGACACCCAGTAGGGTCTCTCTGCTGGGTATCAGCCAGAGAAAGCCACACTTGTCACACCCAACCCTTCgtggtttcctggggctgtggTCTTCAGGACTACAGGTGAGGCATCTGGCCTCTGAGTAGCTGGGTTCAAAGCCACTTCGACCCCTCAGTcaatgtgtgaccttggcaagttccCCACGTTTTGGGGCCTAAGTTTGCTCTCCATAGTGCCTAGCTCAGAGCACTAAAGAGAGGACCACGCGACCAGGCGAGAGGTTATGTAGCGAGTGCTCAGTTTAGTGGCTGGCACAATGAAGACAGTTATTCCTGTTGAAGCTGGAAAGAATGTTAAAGATGCTGCACCGAGCTCAAAGTGGGTGACTTTGTACACAATTTTTACTGCAGTATAGTAGACATGCAGAAAACTGAATATATTGGTTGTGTACAGCTTGGTGCATTTCACACAGAGAACACCTTagaaccagcacccagatcaagagaCAGAACTCCCTTGTGTCCCCTTCCGATAATTACCTCCCCGAGGGTCATCACTATCCTGACTTATAACAGCAGGGATGAGTTGTGactgtgttttccttttaatcataaaaattttgaaatcttttgtgTCCGGCCTTCTTTGCTCAACATTATTTatgagtttcatccatgttttctGTGTAGTTGTAGATTAGTCATTCTTATTGCTGTTGGCATATTATTGTAGACACGCAccacaacttatttatccattctgctatTGATGGGTAATCAAATACTTTCAGGTCATTTTGATTAAACAGTCTTATACATATCTTTTGGtaaatttatcttcttatttCCATTGGTAATATATCTAGGAGTGGGGTTACTGGTATGCATATGTTTACCTTTAGTAGAAATGGCCAGGTTCCAGTGAGGTtgtagcaatttacattcccatctgCAAAGGACGAAAGTTCCAGGGATTCCACATCCTTCCAGTGCTCAGGATTGACCACCTTTTCTATTCCAATGACTCTGGAAGGTATGCAGtagtatcacattgtggttttaattttcatttcctggtAAGTAGTGATGTTGACAACTTCTCCATATGCCGGTTGGCCATTTGGGTATCTGTTTTGGTGAAGTGCCTGGTCAGATCTTCTGCTCACTGCTTGACCCCCTCATTTACTGGTAGAATAAACTGAGCCTTAGAGaggaggtgacttgcccaaggtcatccacGTTAcctaagaaactgaggctctgtgaggttatgtgacttgccccaggtcacgcAGCTACTAAGAAAAGGGTAGAGCCTGAAACCTGGGCCTAATAACTCCGGGGTGATTTAAATTGTACATGGGGCTGCCAATCATATAaaacattttgtgaaaaatatttttaaacaatctgTGAGCTGTCTGGGCATTCTGTAGGTACAGGTAAAGTGTCAGTACCGGAAAGAAAGGTGTTCCCTCGctcctgctttctccctccctccctccttccttcctgccgcAAACACGTATTGATCACCCATTCTGTGCCAACGACTGTTTTGGGTGATGGGAATTTATTTAGGCAAATGGGGTTCCAGGCACAGGGATGATTAATCTCtattcccttcctttcctgtgACCAGGGTGGTTTGTGGAGTCAAAAGAGAACGGCcctttatttcctctctcccccATTTACTACCTCTGCAATCTGGGGCTAGTTTACTAAATTTTCTAAGCCCCGGAGAGGCACATAGTATGCTCTCAGTAACCTTTAACGTCCCTCCTGCCAATTTATAAACTCGCGTATTTAGGTAACCGTGGGGTTTGGAACTGGGTCCCCAAGTGTGGACTGCATTTTAATAAACCGCTCTCCCAGGCGGCTGCTGATCCTGCTGGGGT harbors:
- the NKX1-2 gene encoding NK1 transcription factor-related protein 2, whose translation is MLAWQDGGAKAAPSHHKISFSVLDILDPQKFTRAALPAVRPAPREAKKSLAEAEAGKDASPGDQAWQRETPDAAASPLEGSEAEEAEEEEEEAEDAGRRRRRERAACLQTGLARSPEAPAAALAAGEHGAGGLAGSPGSPGSPRPRRRRAEPSCAKPRRARTAFTYEQLVALENKFRATRYLSVCERLNLALSLSLTETQVKIWFQNRRTKWKKQNPGADGAAPAGGGAPQPGVAAGSGAGGSPGPPGPGAVPFQTFPSYSGANVLFPAAASFPLTAAAAGGPFAPFLGPSYLTPFYAPHL